TGCAGTGGATCACCACCTCGTCGCCCACCTTCCACCGCTTCACCTGGTCGCCGACCTTCCAGACGATGCCGGACGCATCGGACCCCGCGATGTGTATCGGCTCGCCGTGCATCCTGAAGACGCTCACCGGCTTGCCCCTCGCCGCCCAGACGCCGTTGAAGTTCACGCCTGCGCCCATCACCAGCACCAGCGCCTCGTTCGGGCCCACCGCCGGCACGTCGACCTCCTCGACCTTCATCGCGGTCTCGGGGTCTCCCTCCCGATCGGGACGGACGCACCAGGCGAGCATCTTCCTCGACATCTCGCCGACGTTCTTGGGGATCTCACCGAGCGGAAAGATGTTGATCATCTGGAAGACTCCTCATGGGCTTCGACGAGCTCGAGCAGGGTTCCGCCGAACGCCTTGGGGTGGAGAAAGGCCACTCTGTGCCCGCGCGCACCCGGGCGGCCCACCTTGTCGATGAGCGGGACGCCGCGCGCGTCCAGGCGCTTCAGGACTGCGTCGATGTCCTTCACGCGCATCGCGAGGTGGTGCAAGGCGTCGCCGCGCTTCTCGAGGAACTTTTCCAGGCCGGCGTTGCCGCGGGGAGCGACCAGCTCCAGCGATGCGCCGTTGGGGAAGTCGAAGAACGCCGCGTCCACTTTCTGCGCGGGAACGTGCTCCTCATGCGCCACTTTCTGACCGAGGATGTCCTCGATCAGCGCGATCGACGCTTTCATGTCCTTGACGCAGATGGCGGTGTGATCGAGGCGCGTCGCGGGAATTCCCGCGGGCGCAGGCTTCGGGTCTTGCGGAGCAGGCTGGCCGGAGGCCAGGGCGCGGACCGTCTCCACCACCGCACCGAGGGGCGACTCGGGCCCGAACACCGCCGCGACGCCCAGCGCGCGCAGGCTCTCGTGATCTGCCGCGGGAATGATTCCGCCGACGACGATCGGAATGTCGGCCTTCAGCTTCTTCAGCGCTTCGATCAGCCGCTCGCAGATGCTCCCGTGCGCGCCGGAGAGGATCGAAAGGCCGATCACGTCGACGTCTTCCTGCGCCGCCGCCGCCGCGATGGCGGGAACGCTCGCGCGCAGCCCCGTGTACACCACCTCCATGCCGGCATCGCGCAGCGCCGCTGCGATGACCCGCGCGCCGCGGTCGTGGCCGTCGAGGCCCGGCTTTCCGACGAGCACGCGGATCTTCCGTTCCATCGCTCAGAACCTCGTCGGGGGCTGGTAGGCGCCGAACTGCTGCTTCAACGCTGCCGCGATCTCTCCCACCGTGCAATACGCGCGCACCGCATCGCGGATGCGCGGCTGCAGATTGCCCGGGCCGGCTGCCGCTTCGGAGAGCGAGCGCAGCGCCGCCTGCGCCTTGCGCGCATCACGATCCTTCTTCACGCGAGCGACGCGCGCGGCGGCCTCGCGCGCCGCCTCCGGAGACGCGCTGGTGATCTCCATCTCCGGCTCGTCGTGCGCCTCGCCCACCGTGCGGAACTTGTTGACGCCGACGACCGCCACCTCGCCCTTCTCCACCGCCCGCTGGTGCTCGTAGGCGCGCTGGGCGATGCGCTGCTGCACGTATCCGCTGCGCAATGCCTCGACGAAGCCGCCCCGCTCGTCGATCTCCGCCATCACGGCGCCGATCGCTTCGTCCATCCGGTCGGTGAGCGCCTCGACGAACCAGCTTCCCCCGAGCGGATCCACCGTCTGCGCCACTTCGGTCTCGTAGGCCACGATCTGCTGGACTCGCAGCGCGGTACGGGCGGAAAGCTCGGTGGGGATGGCGAACGCCTCGTCGTACGCGGCGGTGAATACGCTCTGCACGCCGGAGCAGGCGACCGCGAAGGTCTCCAGCGTGGTGCGGGCGATGTTGTTGAGCGGCTCGGCCCGGGTGAGCGAGTGGCCGCCGCAGACGCAGGCCGCCCGCAGCCGCCAGCTCTCCGGCTCCTTCGCCCCGTACTT
The genomic region above belongs to Deltaproteobacteria bacterium and contains:
- a CDS encoding methylmalonyl-CoA epimerase; translated protein: MERKIRVLVGKPGLDGHDRGARVIAAALRDAGMEVVYTGLRASVPAIAAAAAQEDVDVIGLSILSGAHGSICERLIEALKKLKADIPIVVGGIIPAADHESLRALGVAAVFGPESPLGAVVETVRALASGQPAPQDPKPAPAGIPATRLDHTAICVKDMKASIALIEDILGQKVAHEEHVPAQKVDAAFFDFPNGASLELVAPRGNAGLEKFLEKRGDALHHLAMRVKDIDAVLKRLDARGVPLIDKVGRPGARGHRVAFLHPKAFGGTLLELVEAHEESSR